DNA from Conexivisphaera calida:
CCAACGCCGCAGTCCATTCATATTATGGCAAGCACAACGTATCCGGCAATCGCAAACGCGACCGCGACCAGAACTGTGACCTTAGCTATCTTTATGGATCTAGACGTGATATCCCTCGAAGTGCTGAGGAACCCTGCCCCAGCAAACTTCACATGCACAATGAACTCCTTCGCGCCGGATTCGCCGCAGGGACCCAGCCGCTCAAGCGCCTCCTGGACAACACCTTCTATGACTTCCATCAGGCCGTCCTCGACCTCCCCCAGGGCGGAGTATCCGCGACGTGCGTCGGATATGCCTGTAGTCTCGTGCGTATCGGTTGTACATAGTATGTAGTCGCTGAATCCCGCCGACCTCAGCCTCTCGCCGAGCTTCTCGCGGAATCCAGGAACTGCATTGTTTGAGTCCGCCACTATCATTGCAAGTCTGCGGCCGACATCATCTTCGAGCACGATCGCCGCGACGCCGGCCGATCCTATATCGGGCCATATGACGCCGGGACGACTTGCACATCCGCACCTGACTATCCTGCTGCCGGGCGGTCCTTTCCTGAGCACCTCCTCCGCGAGCGACAGAAGCTCCGCCACTTCCTCCTCCCCGGGATCCGGACCAAGGCTGTTGTGCGCGTCGGCTAATATCACCTTAACCCCGTACTTCTTCCCTAACTCCTCCACGCGTTCCACGACCGCATCGCCATAGTCCTCCAGACCATCCACCGGCTCGACTATGAGAAGGAGCGCCGAGTTGCCTATCCAGATCCCCCTGAGGCGAACGTGGCGCCCCGCGGCCGTCACGACTGCGCTGAGGGATCCTCCCTCGAAGCCCCCGTCGAGGGCGGCGAGCGCCATCCCAGAGGTGAACTTCTTGGTGTCAGAGCCTGACGCCAGGTTACGGTTGTGATCCACCGCGCCATGTAGGACTGCGCCACACATGTTACGCCGCAGCTCGCCGGCGAGCCTTCCTGGCACGTTGTAGCTTCCCACGGGCCTGAAGGGACCAGGATGCACGTATGGCACAGCCAATACGAACCTAGACGTCCTAACAAGGTAACCACGAGCCGGACCATCATCCCCCAGCTCAGACATTAGGGACTCTAGGAGGTCGCCGTTCGAGCCGGACCATGCCTCCAGGAACGCGCTCAGCAGCGCGAGGCCACTCACGCGGCCACGCTCCAGCAGCGCCAGCGATGCGCCCGCGACGGCCAGTAGAGGGAAGCCGAGCGACATGGGGAGCACGCTTCCAGGGCCGATCCTCTGGGCATCCAGTATCAGGTTGTAAAGTGGCGCCAGCGCCGTCGACAGCACTGCCGACAGCGCGCGGGGATTCCTCGGCGAGAACACGGCACCTATCACATATGCCCTGACGGCCCAGAAGGGAAAGACGCTGTAGACCGCGAGGGATGGTTTGCCCAGGACAGCAGCGGGTATGAGCACAACTATCCAGGCGATGTTGGATGCGATGTACGCTGTCGAGAGGCGGCGGATGCTTATGAACTGATATCCCCTGCCCCACGCAAACTCCAGGGCAAAGGCCTCGGCCGCGAACACAGCGAGGCCACCCAGCGCTATCAAAATGCCGAGCGACAGCCCCTCACGCATTGCGAGCGAGTAGGCCATGAGATACGCGACCACAGAGGTCAGGAGCGCCAGCACCACCGATATCGGACCGCCAAGGGATAATGAGAGGACGCGCGACTTTGATGTGAAATAGGTGGTGTGCTTCTGCTCAGCGTTCAACGCGGATCGCGACAATCATATTACCAGTATAGCTATGGATGCAACTATGAGGCCTATCGACAACGCTATTATAAGCTCTGGCCTAACCTTGATCTTCGACGTGTCCTCCTCGTAGAACACCATCAGGCCCGCGCTGGACGCCGGCATCGGCGCCTGCCTGCGCCGTTTGCTCACGTCACCGGGATTCCATGGCTTCTATAAACGCTTTCCCGGCAAAGTTTTATTCCCGGGCGACGATCGCGGCGGCAGCATGCCAGAACCAGGGGATTTCGCCAAGGCGAGCTATGAGCGCGTACTGGAGCTCCTGAGGGAGCACCACGAGTGGTTCTCCAGGAGCATACCACTCATAGCATCGGAGAACGTTCCCAGTCCGGCAGTCCGCGAGGCCATAGTGAGCGACCTGGGCAACAGATACGCGGAGTAGGCGGCGCGAGATCCACGCCGCCTCCGCAGGGCTGGCCCGGTGAGAGGCTCTACGCGGGCTGCAGGTACATAGACCAGGTGGAGCTAATAGCCGTGGATCTAGCTAAGAGGCTCTTCCGCGCGGAGTTCGCAGACGTGCGGCCGATAGCGGGCGTCACGGCAAATCTCTCGGTTTACACTGCGTTTACAGAGCCGGGTGACGTCATGCTCTCGCTGGCAATACCGAATGGTGGGCACATAACGTATGGGCCCAAGAGGGTGGGCGGCACCGCGGGCCGCGTCAGGGGGCTCGACGTGGAGTATCTTCCATTCGACGAGGAATCGATGAACGTGGACGTGGATGCCGCGCGCAGGAAGATCGAGAAGTTGACAGCTGAGGGCAGGAAGCCGAGGATCGTCGTGTTCGGTGGCTCGCTCTTCCTGTTCCCGCACCCTGTGCGGGAGCTTTCCGATTATCTTAGGTCAATGGACATAAAGGTCGCCTATGATGGAGCGCACGTGCTCGGCCTGATAGCAGGCGGCGAGTTCCAGGATCCGCTCAGGGAGGGGGCCGATGTGATGATGGGGAGCACCCACAAGACGCTTCCAGGGCCTCAGGGAGGGGTCGTGCTCTCATGGGAGAGATATGCCGACCAGATAAAACAGGCGGTGTTCCCCAGCAATGTGTCGAACCATCACCTGCATCACGTGGCCGGCAAGGCGGTGGCATTCGCGGAGATGCTGGCGTTCGGCAGGGAGTATGCGTCACAGGTGGTCAGAAACGCCAGAAGGCTGGCTGAGGAGCTGGCGTCCAGAGGATTCAAGGTCCTCGGGGAGGCCAAGGGCTACACTAGATCTCACCAGGTGGTGCTGGACGTGACGCGCAACGGCGGCGGAATGTCGGTCGAGAAGAGGCTCGAGGACAGCAACATAATAGTCAACCGTAACCTATTGCCATACGATCTGAGGGAGGGGAGGTCCTACAAGGACCCAGGCGGCATAAGGATCGGAGTCCAGGAGGTGACGCGGCTCGGCATGAAGGAGGGCGAAATGGCGGACGTGGCTGAGTTCATCGCCCGTGTGATAATCGGAAACGAGCCACCGGAACGCGTGGCGGCGGACGTGGCTGAGTTCAGGCGCGGCTTCAACAGGGTGAACTATGCGTTCGAATCCCCTCTAGAGGCATACGAGTATGTGAAGCTGGTGAGGTAGAAGCGTCGTCCGGCGTGAGGCCCATTTATCGCCGCGCACATCTGCACTAAAATGAGGGCACACCGAAACGGATCAGCGACAGCATTATGTTGCCCATCAGGAGAATTGCGGAGATAGCGTAAAAAGCGTAAAGTATCAGGCGTTTAATTGAATCATCTTTGATTATTGGGCTGAGCAGTGCGTCCATGAATATCGCGCCGTCGAACGGCGCCATTGGCAGCATATTGAACACCGCGACCGCGAAGGACATCACCAGCATCCACATTAAGAAGTAGTCCGTGGAGGCGCCTAAGTATGGGAGTTGGAGCTTAGGCTCCATGTTATTCGCTAGGTAGACGCCGATCATTGCCCTACCGGAGATATTGGCCACGCTCACATTATACGTGTATACGCGCCCCGCGCGCTCCACCTGTAACACCAGTGATTCACCGGCGCTCAAGTTGAGCGCCGTCAGATCGCCGACGCTGCGGAGTGGAGTGCCGTTGATGGATAGGATGACGTCGCCCTGCGACAGCCCGGCCCTTTGCGCCGGGGATCCTGGCATGACCCCAGCTATCATGACGCCCGCCGCCGGCGCGTAGAACGGTGCGGCGACCGGTTGCGGTAGATACAGATAGGATGTGGGTTGCGTCACCAAGAGTGCGAGTATCACGCCTGCTATCACGGCGTTCGCCGTGGGACCAGCAGCGGCCGTGACTGCGCGGTGGCGCCAGCTGGCCTTCCTGAACAGCTCCTCGTCGAGCTCCACGAACGCCCCCAGTAGAAACGCGACAAGTAGGAATCCACCGCCCTTGATCTTTATCCCCCTCGCAGCAGCTGCAAGCGCGTGGGATAGCTCGTGAGGTATTATGAGAAGAGGTACGGCTGAGAGGAATATCGCCAGCAACGGTGCGCTCCTGATGGTGACGAACGGCACCAGCGGCACCACCGCGGAGAACCCGCTCGGGGCAGTGAAATATAGCGACATATTGCGCGCCAGAAAGTACAGCGCATACACCATTAGGGCGGCGGCTATGACCGGTGACGCCGATAGTAGGGCTGACGCCCGACGACTGCCGCTGAACCTGCGTTCTAGCGCTCCCCCAAGCGATCTTATGTTGAATATTATGTAAAGTGGGCCGAGGGTCAGTCCTTTGGATTCCAGATAGCCTTGCTTGCGCCGAACCACTAAGTACAGTGAGATCCATGATAGGAGAAAAACAGCCAGATAACACCAATACCCGCAGGACGTCATCACTGGCCGCCGGCCGCCTGTACCTCCAGCGGCTTCAGATCGGCGAACGTTGCCACCTTCAGGTTCTCCGGCACCTTTACGCCGTCCGCGATCCTGGATCCTATGAGGAATTCAACGCCCTTGGCGGCTGCTGCGTCAACGAGCCTCTGCGTGACTATACCGTCGAAGACCACCGCCCTTATTCCGTTGGAGTCCTGTAGGGTCTGGTAGAGCTTGCTTACGGGCACCCTCGAGATCTGCGACAGCGATTGATCCAAGAGCACCGCCTCAAGGGATCCCTCGAGGTCCTTCAGGAGCTCCGTGGCTACACGCTGCAGATCCGGGGGCAGCTGAGCGCGCGGCTGAGGAGGCTGAACTGCCGCGGGGCGCGGTGGCGCCGCCTCCTCCCTGATTATGCGGCGTATCTCCTCAGGGGTAAGCTCCTCGACCTCCCTACCGGACGGCGCCCTGAACACCTTGACCAAGTCCACCTTTGACTGTAGATCCCTGAGTATCATATCACCGCCCCTGTCACCATCCAGGAATGCCATCAGCTTCTTCGACTTGCCGAGCTGCACGATTGAATCAGGCACCCCTCTGGCGCCGCCTATTGCCACCACGTTCTCTATGCCCGCCCTGAGCATGTTAAGCACGTCGGCCCTCCCCTCCACCACTATCACTGTGTCCGAGTCGTAGATACCTGGGCCAGCCGGCAGCTGTTCAGGACCGTAGTAGACAAGTTTTGTGGGCTTCAGCGCGTCGTATACTTCCTTGAGTGCATCCTCGCCCTCACTTATAGCCTTTGACGACCACTCCTTGATTATCTCCTTTGCCCTCTCCACCACCTGCTTCCTACGCGCCGCCCTGACGTCCTCTATCTCCTTCAGTTTGAACCTCGACTGATAAGGACCTACCTTGTCTATCGTCTCGAGCGCAGCGGCTATTAGCGCTGCCTCGGCTATGTCCGTGTTAGTTGGTATGTACACCTCGCCGAGCGCGCGTGAATCAGAGCGGCGAAGGGTTATCTCTATTCTACCTATGCGCCAGTTCCTCTGAAGCTCGTTCAGGTCGAGCTCAGGACCAAAGAGCCCCTCGGTCTGCCCGAATATGGCCCCCACAACGTCGGGCTTGTCGACGGGGCCGTCTACTTGGAACTCCATCTTGACTAAGTATTTATATCCACTTGAGTCCGGCACTTTCAGATCCCTCCTCTGTGAGCCTTCTAAGAGCCTCCACCTCGCGTACTTCACCGTAGAACGCTTCAAAAAAGCTTTCCCTGAAGTTAGCGTCCACCTCTACCCCATAGAATGAGAGCTCCCTGCTGATCGATCTGGCCAGTTTTGATCCTTCGCGATCGAAGTCCACCAGTAAAACAGCCTTTCTGTACTCGGTGGAGATCTTCTCACCTAAGCTCCTAGCCCGGTAACCAAGGGGTTTGACCTTTATCAGCGGCCCCAGATATCCGGCGGCGCGCAGGGCTTTCTCGTCACGACTGCCCTCGACCAACACGACCGCGCCCGAAGACGCAATTTCGTTCAGCGCGCGGACCAAGTCGAAAAGACGCGCCCGCATTTCAGCGGTCGAATCTCTATGTGATGAGCGCAAGACGCGCTACGAATTCCTTCGCTGGTATAAATGGTGTGCCCCGCCTCTGACGGCGCCGGATCACCGCCAGCCAGGAGCTCACCGGGCTTCTCTGACGGGGCATTTCACTATATGTGCTATTATGATTTAAGCTTACGCCGAACTTGACCGATGGAGATGCCGTATGGATTACCATGCGCGCCGACCAACCGGCAAACGCGCGGTTGGGCGACGGGCCGTAGTAGGAACGCCCTGAAGGCCTTGTGGGGTTGCTTACTTTGAGCGAGCTACTCCTCAGCTAAAGCCTCGGAGCTTCCCGGCTCATGGCTCCACCTTGCCGCTCCGGACGGAGTTTTACTGCTTCCCCCGAACCCCTAATACAATTATAATTAATTGGCTTTCATATTTGGACCGGGTTGCATGTCCACCGGGTGACCGATCATCTGGCCGGGTAGGTTGGGCTTGAAGCGCACCCTTACTACGTCGCCGTTTCCATGTCTTCTGATCACAATCCCCTCATATCTATTGCCTTTAGCGTCGACTGCCACCACGTTCCATCCTCTGAGGTCGGTGGACCTGTCCCAGCTCAGGACGCGCACCAACGCAACATCTTGGTAGATCTTGCCGGGACCCCTCCTATAGCCAACTATAATCGCCCTCATGGACGGACCCACGGTTGGGGCTAAAATTAAGCCTTATTTGCATCATCGCGCTTATTGGCCAGCGCGGGGGTGCCCGAGGGGACAAACCAGTGGGTCCAGAGGGGGCGGAGGCGCTAAGCTGCCCAGACTTAAGATCCGCTGCCGCAGGGCTTCGTGGGTTCGAATCCCATCCCCCGCAGATTTTTATATGGCGTTGCAGTCTAATAACTAGTGTTAGAACAGATCTTCTATCCAGTAAGCATAGCCGTGGTTGGAGCCTCACGCGACCGCGGCAAGGTGGGCAATATCATACTCAGGAACGTCATGTCCACGTTCACTGGGAAGGTATATCCAGTGAATGATAAGGTGGATTCCGTCGAGGGATTACCGGCCTATAGGAGCCTCGTGGGAATTGGGGAGCAGGTCGACCTAGCTATCATCAGTGTTCCGAAGGATGCCGTCATTAATGTGATGGAGGATGCGGGAAAGGCTGGAGTGAAGGGA
Protein-coding regions in this window:
- a CDS encoding DUF2070 family protein, whose translation is MNAEQKHTTYFTSKSRVLSLSLGGPISVVLALLTSVVAYLMAYSLAMREGLSLGILIALGGLAVFAAEAFALEFAWGRGYQFISIRRLSTAYIASNIAWIVVLIPAAVLGKPSLAVYSVFPFWAVRAYVIGAVFSPRNPRALSAVLSTALAPLYNLILDAQRIGPGSVLPMSLGFPLLAVAGASLALLERGRVSGLALLSAFLEAWSGSNGDLLESLMSELGDDGPARGYLVRTSRFVLAVPYVHPGPFRPVGSYNVPGRLAGELRRNMCGAVLHGAVDHNRNLASGSDTKKFTSGMALAALDGGFEGGSLSAVVTAAGRHVRLRGIWIGNSALLLIVEPVDGLEDYGDAVVERVEELGKKYGVKVILADAHNSLGPDPGEEEVAELLSLAEEVLRKGPPGSRIVRCGCASRPGVIWPDIGSAGVAAIVLEDDVGRRLAMIVADSNNAVPGFREKLGERLRSAGFSDYILCTTDTHETTGISDARRGYSALGEVEDGLMEVIEGVVQEALERLGPCGESGAKEFIVHVKFAGAGFLSTSRDITSRSIKIAKVTVLVAVAFAIAGYVVLAII
- a CDS encoding preprotein translocase subunit Sec61beta, encoding MSKRRRQAPMPASSAGLMVFYEEDTSKIKVRPELIIALSIGLIVASIAILVI
- a CDS encoding M50 family metallopeptidase — encoded protein: MSLYFTAPSGFSAVVPLVPFVTIRSAPLLAIFLSAVPLLIIPHELSHALAAAARGIKIKGGGFLLVAFLLGAFVELDEELFRKASWRHRAVTAAAGPTANAVIAGVILALLVTQPTSYLYLPQPVAAPFYAPAAGVMIAGVMPGSPAQRAGLSQGDVILSINGTPLRSVGDLTALNLSAGESLVLQVERAGRVYTYNVSVANISGRAMIGVYLANNMEPKLQLPYLGASTDYFLMWMLVMSFAVAVFNMLPMAPFDGAIFMDALLSPIIKDDSIKRLILYAFYAISAILLMGNIMLSLIRFGVPSF
- the dnaG gene encoding DNA primase DnaG, coding for MKRSTVKYARWRLLEGSQRRDLKVPDSSGYKYLVKMEFQVDGPVDKPDVVGAIFGQTEGLFGPELDLNELQRNWRIGRIEITLRRSDSRALGEVYIPTNTDIAEAALIAAALETIDKVGPYQSRFKLKEIEDVRAARRKQVVERAKEIIKEWSSKAISEGEDALKEVYDALKPTKLVYYGPEQLPAGPGIYDSDTVIVVEGRADVLNMLRAGIENVVAIGGARGVPDSIVQLGKSKKLMAFLDGDRGGDMILRDLQSKVDLVKVFRAPSGREVEELTPEEIRRIIREEAAPPRPAAVQPPQPRAQLPPDLQRVATELLKDLEGSLEAVLLDQSLSQISRVPVSKLYQTLQDSNGIRAVVFDGIVTQRLVDAAAAKGVEFLIGSRIADGVKVPENLKVATFADLKPLEVQAAGGQ
- a CDS encoding 50S ribosomal protein L35ae, with amino-acid sequence MRAIIVGYRRGPGKIYQDVALVRVLSWDRSTDLRGWNVVAVDAKGNRYEGIVIRRHGNGDVVRVRFKPNLPGQMIGHPVDMQPGPNMKAN